ATCTGGCCTCTATCGTCACCCCcaccatcagcagcagcaggagaagCTGAGAGGGTCGGCCGTGACATTTCGGGTCATCCCATGGGTCAGGCGAGGCCAAGCCCACTTCAAACAGGGATGACACCAGTTGAGAACTCAAGTGACTCCTCAGATCACGATGACGTCTGGGACTTCTCATCCTCCAGCAGTGTTCCTTCCCCAGAGATCTTCAGGAATGACAGTGATAGTAAGTCCAAAGTCTACCTAGTGACTAACAAAAACGttgctttcattcatttcatcacCCCGCTGGCCTGCAGCTAGTACCTTTGATTTCTCCGGGGAAGCCGACCCGCTGGACACGCAGCGGGACATGCAGCAGCCTTGCTCCTCCACCTTGCTGAGCAGCAGCCACGCCGAGAACATCGGCAGACACCAGCCTCCCAATGTCTCCACCATCCTCGGTGACTATGTGCCATTTCACAGTTAAACACGTTCCCTGGGATTTTTTTAGCATGTCACGTTTACACTGTTGCCAAATTCCCAATCTGGATAGAATCTAGTTTAAACTCTTCTGACTTTTGCACATTGTCGTCATAGTAACGGAACTAAAGTCAGTCAAAAATGCTGTCATTGTGAGTGACGTCTGTATCACTTCAGTCAACTGCTCTGCAGACAAACCCTTGGAGGGGACATCCTTGAAAGTAAGCGGCTCAGGCCAACGTGACTTACTCAAACATGacgatccccccccccccccattgaaAACAGTTCCAAGGTGTCTTATTTCCCATGTCTGTAGTCTGCCGTCGCCAAGAGGCCCATATCCTACAGGAAGGCACAACTCTTCAAAACCCCTCTGGTTCCCTCAAGGCCGCGCGAGAAGCCGAATTTCTCTCCACCCATGTTTTTCCAGTACTCCGACAGAGAGGAGTTCTTTCGGCAAGTCCGCGAACGTGCCGACCGACTCAAAGGTTTTTGCCTATCTTTACGACCCTCTGTCCCGTGATGCAAAATATCTCGTTGCACTCTTTTGGAGCAGCCCATTTTAAAAGAGGTGACCTGCAACAGGTGGGAATTTCAATTCACCTCGAGGTGAAATTAATTGTTATATAGATTATTTTCAGTTAATACCTCTTTTTAGGTTTATGCTGCTTAATGGCCACTAGATGTCAGACATGCAACTATCTAACAAGCGAGTTTTTTTGTCGCTGTTCCATATGTGCcatgtatttaaataaatatatgtaattttgttgttttatttactcCTGGACAGGGGCTCCGTCCAAAGCAATGCAAGTTACCTCGATTCCAAGAAAATAAGTTTGTACGTGTTCTTTTCATTCGTTGACTCCAAAGTTGCTCTTTGATGGAGTTCTGTTAATAAAAgccacctaaaaaaaattttatgACACATTTACGTTCCTCACGAATCCCGACTAAACATCAACACTGGGGGCACCCGTTGACCATGTGGTACACGCTCCAAAAATATCTAACCAATCAGATAATTCCTTCACCTACTCGACcaatcagaaaaaaagaagcggCAGAACGGTTGCCAAGCGGCTCCCGTGACTAATGCCTGTCATATGACTACGACACCCATGGAGGCAGTTAGAAGGAATAAGACTCGCTCGTGgatttgagaagaaaaaactgGGAAAAGGGACTTTgtgctttttccccccttccctTTTTAGAACAAAATGCCACCGACTCTCTTTCAGAAACTTTTCAACAAGAAGAGCGCATCTTCCCCGCAGAGATGCAACAAAGAGGAGCCAGCTTTCAGGTAGCTCATGTGGATCTCTGCGTGCGTTCCGAGTAAAGTAATGGCGTTTATTACCTCGATAACTGTGTCGAGAGTCGATTTACTCTTTGTGGTATTCATTTTAGACCGCGTGGGTTTGGATTAACGTCAGTTAAGTGTTCTGGCAAGTGGACAACGTGTTTAGCCTGTttgtctgggggggggggggggggggggggctagcTGTTAGCTGGGCTAACTCCGAAGCTAGCGTCTTTATCGCCATTCAAGTCTCACGTCAAATACTTGACGTAAGACGTGAACTGTGTCGCTTTAGCCTCAAAACAGCCTTCacttgagtgtgtgcgtgtggcgCGTGGCCTCTTTTGTTGTCGTTTCACGCGGTGCGTGACGATATAAACTCCAATGGGTTCGAAGTGCATCTCGCGCCGCCGACTTGGGTGTCGACGTGCGGAACGTGCCATGCGCGACTGGATGGCAGTCTGGTTCGAGTGACGTCATTACGTGGCAATGGACGGCTCCACCGCTTGTTAATGCGGGGTTATGGATTAAGCCAagcgtgtgacgtcacattaTTTACATGCGTCTGCTTGTCACGACAGTCGTTGAAGTGTTTTCGTGTAAGCTTGTGCACACACTTGGAGTTGGTTTAGCTGCTGCATCATGAAAGACATAAAGTCGCCGTTATTACCACTGCAAAGCGCAAACCCTGCGGAATACCAGCCAGGACGGTGCTTTGGCCGACCCCCTGAGTCGCTCTCTCGTTTCCCTGGCTGAGGCTCATCACCCCAGATGTCATACTGTACATGTCATAAATCACATAAGAAACAGGGGTCATGTGATCGACATGACATTGCTTCTTGCACACATTAAAAACTGCAtccgatttatttatttatagtgtctattttttttcctgtgagaGTTGGTAGGCAAGAAGTCTGGTTCAGGAACGGGCTTGCATAACTCAGCGTGTCATGTGAGGCTCCTATCAATCACAGGCGTGTcaactgtgcgtgtgtgtgtcagtcacACAAGTCACAACAAATACGGCatacatgtttgtgtgtgactaTAGAGGCTGTCAACTTAGTGTCAAGTTGCTTTCAGGGTTATTTCAAGTGGGCGTTTTGTGGGTTCTCGGAAGTGCAGGTTCACGTTCAAGCTGAATAAAATTGACCAAGGTTTATTGAGGATCAATGCCAAAGTTTTGCCATTCGTTACAGATTTACTGCCAACGACAATGTAGTCCCAATAAATGCTCACGTGATTGCAGAAATACAGATATGCTTAATAGCAAAATGTCTTTCCGCAAAGGCCAAGTCAGCAGATATGCAGGTAATCAGTCAGGTGCTTTGCTTTCTGCCTCGAGGCAAGTCAGGATAATAGGGGAGAGTTCAACTCTGTCAGGGCGGGTGGGGCATTCATTCGCTAGTCCGCCATGGCCCATGCAAACTTTAATGTTAAATGCCACATTTGATTCTCAAAACGGGCAGATGGGCCAGGTTCGTAGATGAGGCTGAGATGTGTCAGGAAGAATGTTGCGGGAGGTATTTATGTAACCGCCCGGTCGGGCAAGTGTGGCAGGGTGGCAGTGGCGGCGGCGTTCTTGTCAAGGCTCTTTGAGGTCAGTTAGCAGGCCGGCCGGCGCTGACGTCAGAGCAGTTGAGGGAAGCAGCCGAGCATGCCTGCAGTTTCCCGGTCCATGGATGTTGCAATGAGGCGGGCATGCTGGTATCATCTCTGTTGAATACGTTCCAGGCAAGAGCTGGCTTTTATTCCACTTGTGCTTGACAGACCGAAGCAACAATTGTGGAATGACCTCAGAAGCCACCTCAGCCAAACTACTGTACCTTTAAcaccgtttaaaaaaaaaacaaaaagcccgTTTTGATGGGCAGCGCGAAAGGGGCTGTAAACAAGGGGAGGCAGTCAGCAGGACGTCGTTAGCCCGCCGCTTCATTCTTGCCACTCGCGCCGCAATCACCTGACACGTCTCATGTTGTGTGAATCCAGTCAGCCGTTATTCTTAGAGGCTGAGCGAGCGCAGAGAGGCGGCTGCCGAGCGGGCCGGAGCGCCCGCTGGAAACACTGGCACCGTCGAAACCATGCCCAGGTAGGAGCTGCTAAATATGACCATCAGCTGGGTTTTCATTTTACCGtcagttgatttttttcataactCGAGGGTGGGCGGGGTCATCAGGGGTTCCGTAAAACAACTACAACGCAGTTAATCCGCGGTTGTCCGAGTCAAGacaggttcttttttttttggaaccgGCGGCTCAAGCATGTGATTCTCATGTGGCGCTTTTATGAATGACTCGTCGTTCCGTGATAGTCACAAGCTCTCGCTTCCTCACTTTCACACACCGCCAGTGCTGCTTTTTGGGTACTTTTTTTGACCCCGGTCTGGTTACTTTGCCTTGGGCTAGCCTCAGAATCAATTGtccattttcttccccccccaaCATTCCGATTTCCCCCTCAACTTGTGCAGGTGAGGCCGGGCGAAAATCGTTTATAAATGACAAGATCAAATCGATTGATTACCCAGCCCTACTTTACTTCTATATTCATggatttttccttttcttttttttttttttattcatgactGTTGTTTACAGTTAGTGACAGAATGTCTTTGTGTCTTCCTTTGGCTCTGTCCTCTTCAGAACAAAGGCGGCAGTCAACTCGCCGTCACCGCATTGTGCAGAGAATCGCCCTGAATCTGTAAACAACGCTTGGCAGGAGTTTAGCAGGAAATCTTAACCACCCCTGCCAGAAACATAAAAGTCGCCATGCTAGCGTGGCGTGCCACTTTACGCCCCATGTGTAATCTTACACATGAGAGCTGGATGGCGACCCGCGGGAGGCCCGTATCGTGCAATTTGAGCTCATTATGTAGGCCAGGTCGGTATTATGTCACACACTTAGCGCTATTAGATCAGGAGGCGAAATCTAAATCCCCGTTTCCCACAAACACACGGAGAATGCTGTAGTGACGTTTTTTGGCCCTTTAGCTTTGCACCTAATTGAGGACTCACCGCCAACATGTCCCCGCGGCGGTTTAATCTTTCCCGAGTGCGAGCGCAACGTGTTAATGCGGCAGCGCAGCTACTCGGCAAGCCGCCGAGGTAAGAGCTTTGGCCGAGGCGCCTCGTCACATGACTGCAGGGGTGGGGGTCGAGGGTTTGAGTCGACTGGCGAGTGGAAGCAAAGGTGAATCAGGAGCACGTGATTGGCTTTTGGAGAGAATCGGCGGCGCTCATCTTATGACTTCCTCGTCAGGACAAATGACTTTGCTTTCACAAGCTGGTGTCAAGGTTGCGTCACATGACCTGCCCTTTCTCAAGTCTTGTCTGTTTGCAGTAGCAGCAATTTGTTTGAAAGCCTGACCTGGCGCTTCAGTCGCAACGATCATTTAGTTAGTAGGTCAGGTATATTTGAGTTTCctcggggaaaaaaagctttgtgtGACTTGTGAACTGTTTGATTTGGGCTGGTGCTAACTCCAATCATCAATCACAACTTTCTTTAAGGTTTATTTCTTAGTAAATCCACAACACATAGTTTCATCATGCAGATAAAGCACGCACGGCCCATCCGTCTCAAGCGTGGTGGTTGCCTGGCAACAGCCCCGGCCGGACTGGGGAAAACCAGCTCCCATTTTCACGTCTGAACTGATCCATTGAGTTCAGGTCAGGACGTCGTGTTCTTGGCGTGACTCTGTGACGACAAGCTGAGACAGGCCTTAGTGTTGTTAACGTCGCTTCTGTAAATCAAAATGGCTATGAGGTTCTTTTTGAAAGTCATTTCAGGCGTACTTAACGACCATTCTTTTTCTGTCTGCGTAGCTGGACGATCCCCCAGCTGGAGCCAAGTCACATCCGGCTCATCGTGTACCAGGACTGCGAGAGGCGTGGCCGCAACGTGCTCTTTGATTCCAACGCCAAAAAGAGGGGCACGGATGACGCCCACCTTCCCGTGAGTCACGTGGTTGTGGCAGAGAGTTGATGATGAtgggtgagggagggagggagggagaggaggaggcggaggcaGTAGCGGCGCTGATTGTTGTTGTGCTGCATTTCTCGCTAGCTCACGAGTTCCCGCAAGAGTCATATGACTGGGAGTCACATGCTGCTGGCCCGTGTACACAaatcacacacgcacgcacgtacgcacacaaGCGCACATTCCTCCCCGAGTTAAGAAGCACATGACACAGGCTGCTTTCAGATAGGCTGCCTCCACGCCTCTGTGACCTTTTGACATCATGATTTCAAGTTGCTCTGCACCAGTAACTGCAGCAAGCTACAGCGTCAAGACACacggatctttttttttttttttactacttgGCGACATGGCTTCAAAATTTCTATTGCAATATTTCGAGCAACTGTCACtatatgaatttaaaaaaaaaaaaatcctatcgCCTCAGGGCACGGAGGGCCAGGTGAAGATCTTCAACAAATATTGCCGGCTTCGACCCACGGggggcagcagcagctcccTGGAcagctcctcctcgtcctcctgcGCGTCCGAGACGTCCAGGGAAACCAAAGAGCAGGGGCTCCGCTTCCAGGTAGcgcccatgaaaaaaaaaaaaaaacgtccccCTGCAGTCGTTTGAACCGGCGTACATCGACAGGGTTCGAGGTGTTCGTCCGACGTGGTCATGCTGGGGGAGATGATGTTTGGATCGGTGGCCATGAGCTACAAAGGCTCCACACTGAAAATCCACCAgatcaggtaaaaaaaaaaagcaaagtctGCATTTTGATGCGACGATGTACCTAAATCGTCTGTGTCACGTCAGGTCGCCACCACAGCTAATGCTGAGTAAGGTGTTCACAGCCAGGACGGGAGGCAGCGTGTACGGCAGCCTCAACACGTAAGTgtgcacacactcgcacacacatcTTTTTGTAATTATTATCAAAATGAtctgcccccctccccccccaggTTACAGGACAGTCTCGAGTTCATTACGCAGGACAGCAGCAACACCCTCCGGCCTGATCAAAACGCCGCGCCAAATAATCTCctgggaaacataggtaaccATAGCAAGCAAACACCAACAGCCACCATGAGGTGTGTTCATCCttgagaaagtgtgtgttttgtgccaggtctttttcttcttcatacaATTCAGCGCCACGGCCTGTTTTCACTTTGCAACATGACAACAATTTGGTTGTGGTGTCTATCAAGAGCAGAGCCACAAAAAAGAGTCGAGCCCGAGGAGGCAAATTTGGGccaaagcagccattttgccagCACTTTTTCCTCGTAGCACTTTTCCCAAAACTCTAGCTGgacctgttttattttctgagcGTTAACGAtggaatcaacaacaaaaagtgctGGCAAATTCTTGTGCGCCATCTCGCTTTCTTTTTCACGGAAAGTAGCAGTCGCTTTCCTCTGCTCCAGGTCTTCGTCACGTTTTGTTGTTCGTGCCCGACTAAAAAGGTCCGCTACCAAGACAGGAGGGCGCCAACTTTCCTCCCCATTCATTCACTaacaaccatttttttctcttttatttttgtccgtctgcctccctccctccctcctgtcATTCTCGCTACCCCcactctctttctttctctctttttctatCTCGTGTCCATGTCTGTGCTGCGCAGGATTTTCTCAGCTCTGCAGCCCTCGACGGGCCTTCTCTGAGCAAGGTCCGCTGCGTCTCATCAAAAGTGCATCTTTCTTTTCAGGTTGGCGcttacaaagcaaaaaaaagaaaggaaaaaaaaaaaaaaaagagaacaaagcCAATCCGTCTTTGCAACCTGCATGTTTTTGCTGCCGCTTCTGGTTGTGTTTGGACACTTGACGACGGCATGTGGCCATTTCTGGGGGACGtgtttcaattaaaaatgtaaaactaaataaataattggttTTCTAGTGAGTTTTGTTACGCGTTTTAAGCTTCAAATTGgctcattttgtatttctccCATAATGGCAAAAGCCTGCGTGTGTTTCCTTGCCAACGGGTGCACGCGGGCGGGTGGGCGGGCGTTCTTTGCAGTTTGAACTAACTCGCTCGCTTGTACTAACCAAATGATTgcctgattttttattttttttgtgtgtggtcaaatcattgattttgtgttcactcGCATTGGAATGCATCCACCGAGCAATGCTTTGTGTCCGTGcacattaacacacacacacacacacacacacacacacacacacacacacacacacacacacacacacacacacacacacacacacgtctatTGCATATGCCAAACAACCTGTTCTTCACTACAGGCTGCtggtttttaatattttctcaCCACAGTCGTAGAAGCACGAAGTCGCCATTttccgtctttttttttttccgcatcATCAGTCCCCTTTCCGGATTCGACCAGACAAGAAGTGCACTTTTCGtatttttctccttcttctttgCATGCGGTGGGTGTGCATGATGCGCTGTCGTGGATGTGATGACACAAAGGCACCGATTGCACAAGGCTGGGTTTACACAAAGTCAAGTTGCTTCACTCAGTTGGACAAGAGCACCGTTTAAATCCAGCCTTAGACAGAAAATGACCAGAAAATCTCCACTTGTTTTGTATCGTAATAAGCACCTCTTTTAATTTCCTGCTCATTTGCTGTCTGTATGACTTTTCTCATAGTTGACGTCACCCTCAAATCATCCTCTCCTCTCTCGCCAGGTCACAGTCACCCCATGGATATGCCGGGCCGAGGGTTGTACGACGAGCGGGACAGCGGCATCGCCCGCTCAGGTAGGCCCGGAGGTCAACAACAGTTACGCAAGCAAGGCTATGTTTGGACCTGTCGTGTGTAAGCTGTTAAATTGCTTTACCGTCCGTAaagctttttatttctattgcaCACTATGCGAAGATCTTACACACTGGCTCGACCGGTACGGGTGGCAATGATGCTTTCCGCACAAAGCCTAGTCATGCACTGGATTTAAATTTAGTGGCACTGAAAAGCCGCTCCTCATAAATGAGCTTCTAATTCAGGCCTCACCTCACGcatatgcgtgtgtgtacgcATGCCTGACGTCCGCTGCACAGTTGAGTCTATTTGCCGGATCCCCTCAGCGATGCGGGAATCCTACACGGCCTCATGTGACGGGCTCATGTTCAGCGTCTGCCGTTTGCgccgccaatccagcctgtctGTCAATAGGACGTGACTCTATGAGGGGAACGCGAACCCACGTCTCCGTGAAATCGAGCTTCGAAAATGTGAAGAGGGGATTTAAAACACTTGTGTATCGAGGAACGAAGGGGTTGGGCAAACTATGGCTTGTGGGCCACGTACGGAGCAGTGAGCATCTCCTTCGGTCCATTgatttacaaaaatatgttcaggattattttatgtattttcttagattagacatttttttcatcgaataataatacatgatgaaaaaaaaaaacatttcaaatgagaataaatgATTAGAACCCATGTTTGACaagtatttgtgtttttcttcctccagcATCGCTGAGCAGCCTCCTGATCACACCCTTCCCGTCGCCGGGCTCGTCTCTGACCAGCAGCTGTGCGTCCAGCTACCAGCGACGGTGGCGGCGCAGCCAGACCACCAGCCTGGAGAACGGTGTCTTCCCGCGctggtgagtgagtgagcgtcACCGGCCCAGAAAAGCGGACGAGTTGGAAATCGTTGTGACGCGATTGAACCATTGCGCAATGCAAGATTTCCAGACTGTATCATGTTCCCCATCAGGTCGGTGGAGGAGAGCTTCAACATGTCGGACGAGAGCGGCGGGCAGAGCTTGGGCTCGGCGCGCAAGAAGAAGATCGCCATCGGCGTCATTTTCACGCTGTCGCCTAACACTGAGGAGAACAGCCGCTTCCAGGACTTCTTCTTCTCGCACTTTCCGCTCTTTGAGAGCCACATGAACAAGCTCAAGAGCGCCATTGAACAGGTGAACCTTTTGGACCTAATGTCGTGTTCAGTGCCATCGAAATAAATCAGCAAAATGTCATATCGACTGACGTCGGGCCGTAACTCACACATTTTGTTGACTTGGCAACGTTGCACTTTCACTCAGCATCATGGTCACATCACATTCCTCGCTCCCCGCCATCCTGTAAATTCCAAAGTGTCATGTTTCtaaaaattgtgtgtgtgttatgtcACCCTCCCCCAAGGCCATGAAGATGAGCCGGCGGTCAGCTGAACCCAGCCAGAGGGCCTTGGCCTACAGCCGCATGGTAGATGGGCTCAACGAATTCAGGTAAGTCATACAGTTGGTCAACCTGACCCACAAAATGAAAGCCCAATATTTCAACACaatgggtcaatttgaccaaCAGTAAAATAGGTGGTTTAAGTCAGGCCAAATCTGATAAATCCGTTGACTTGGCATGCACACAaggtccacacacacacacccgtcATATGCCCGATGGCAGACGGCCCACATGTGTGGCAACCCTATCTGGTGGACCCCCCCCCAGCCCGACCTAGTAATAGTAGAGCCTGGGTACAAACAAAATACCTGCACAATCTCACCTTCAGACTCGGGCTAAATTTAAGCATGCTGGCCCTTTGCCTTTTTAAATGCTTGACATTGACCTGATGGAACATTACAAAACTGCACCACATGCCTCAAGCCTCGCATGCCCACGCTACCGTGACGTGGGTACACACGCACGCTGACAAAGATAAACTGCACACTTGGCCAAAGCATACTGTGAAAGGCCTAGTGAGCTTCTCTTGCTGGCTTGCTTGAGCGCCTCGTTGTCACAGCGTAGAAACAATTTGGTGGGATACACAGCAGCGCTCAGGTCCCTGTTTCCATTGCTCGGGCCTGCGGAGATTCCCACCAAGCCTGGCGTCCGGCCGAGACGTGGCCACCCCGCCACTGGAAACTTCTTGCAGCAGGGCGGGTGGGGGTCTCCACAGCGTGGTTTTGTTCTCAGACAATAAGAGGTCtgttctccccccccccccctctctctctctctctgtctccccCTGCAGGATGACCATATGCGACCTGTACAGCATGCCCCGCGTGGTGGAGCCGGTCTGGCTGACCATGATGTCGGGCGTGTCGGAGAAGAACCACCTGTGCAGCCTCTTCATGCGAGAGTTCTCACTGCTGATGGAGCAGGCCTCCAAGAACCAGTTGAGTGACGCGGCGGATTCCGACCGACCGGTTTGACGCTCGCCCCAGTTCGCCGCCACTCACAAATTGCTTATTGTCGCGTCGACAAAAGACGCTGCTGCTCGTGCATGCGTGAATCCGTTGCAAAGGCCTTCTATTGACCGCAAGCCAACATCCTCAGCACGCGACGCACAAGTGCAACACATTTCTAATGTTCCTTTAGAATGTTgatgttattatttattccatATTTGAAATTCCATTAGATTCCTAGTTTTTTAATCTTACCCCCCTTTTTTAACCTGTCAAAAGATGATTATTTTACATCTTAACACCAGGGAAACgagtatattaaaaaaacattcaaattttttttttctcatcctcAACCGTAATCAAGTTATACAACGATATTATCGTTTGCGTTGTTGACTTGTGCGGCACGTGACCGGCTGACCACCATGTCAAAGTGGAGTCATGGGACACGAAGGGAAGTAGATGCTTGTTTAGAAATGAGAAGTGAATCATGCCGCAAGAATGcgagtgagtgtgtgagttGTGAGTGTGAAATGGTGTCTATGCGCGTGTGTTTATTCACTGTTTGCTTTGTCTGTCTTGTGACGTCGGCAGGTTCCTCCCGGCGCTTCTGACGGCCGTCCTGACCAACCACTTGGCCTGGGTGCCCACGGTCATGCCCAACGGCCAGCCGCCCATCAAGATCTTTCTGGAGAAGCACTCCTCGCCCTACGTGGACATGCTGGCCAAGACGCACCCTTACAACCCGCTGTGGGCACAGCTCGGTGAGGGACTGTTTGTAATGAGGCAAAAAAAGACTAGAATGTCAGTCCAAAGTGATAAGTCGGAGTTATTTTTAGTTTAGAAAATAATTCCTCACAAAAACAGATGGCATAGTTTGATTCATTTAAGCTCTACAAGTTGTATGTGCTCAAGTTGGTTCATGGGGACACCAAGTGGTCAGAGCCAAGAACTGCAATGCACTCAGGCAAACGGTCACACCCACACTGTGTTTGGTGCCAAGTTGTGAAGTGGGACGGGAAAAAGGAAGCAAAAACGTGTCACTAAGGCCACATTGCATGTTCGCAGGTGACTTGTACGGCGCCATCGGCTCTCCCGTGCGCCTGGCCCGCACGGTGGCGGTGGGCCGCCGTCAAGACCTGGTTCAGCGCCTCCTCTACGTGCTGACGTACTTCATCCGCTGCTCGGAACTGCTGGAGACACACATGCTGGACGGCGTGGAGGACGAGGCCATCGTCATGCCCGGTTCGCTCATCACCACCTCGCTGCGCAAGGGGGAGGTGGAAGAGTCGGACTACGTGCTGGTGACCGTGCACAAGCCCGCCGGCGACTACTTGGCGGAGAAGGAGGACGAGAGCGAGGGTGACGGCGCGGACGGGGGCCAAGCGTTCCGGATTCTCCGGGATGACGCTTGCCGGACTTCGGAGGAACCCGAGGGGCCCCGCAGGGAGTCTGGCAGCCCGTTGAGCGGCGAGGTCCGGCGGGAGACGGTGCTGCCCGTGGGCTCGTGCTCCCCGAGGGAACGGGGAGCGGATGAGGGGTTGGCGAGGGACCCTGTCGGAGCGCCCCTGCTGGGCTTCCCCCCGGAGAAAAAGCCTCCGGATAAGAATTCCCCCCCTGAATCCACCATGTCGGGTCCCTTGTCGCTCATTGTGACGGAGGAGCCGGCCGCCAAAGTCACCTTCCTCATCGGGGACTCCATGTCGCCCGAGTCGGACACCGAGAGCAGGCGGaggaaggtggaggaggacaTGAAGAAGCACAGAAAGCTCCACCATcttgcgccgccgccgccacaggACGCCCCGTCTTTGCAGCGGGTGTCCAGCAAACTCCCTCAGTGGAACCCCGACACTCCGGATTACAGCCAATTCGACGAGTACTTCTGCTCGGAGAACCCGGTGGAGACGAGGACGATAGACGACGTAGCCAAACGGGAAGAGGCCAACGGCACCCTGGCCGCTCTTTACAAAGACCTTCTGGACCCCTCGGGGCCCGAACACCCCGCCCACAGCGGCGTGGACAACGCGAGCGACTCGTCGGACATGCAGAGGAGGTGCAGGTGCGCCTCGACGGACTCGTGCGACAAGGGACTCGTCTTGTCCGTGCCCGTCCTCCATCGGGACGGAGGCCACGGCGGTCAGGACCAAAAGTGCAAGGCGGCGCCCCTCAACGACTGGGAGATTCCGCGCAACGAGAGCTCGGACAGCGCGCTGGGAGACAGCGAGAGCGAGGAGACTGAGGACTGGCAGGAGGAGGTGATGGTGCCCTTCCCAGGGTGAGTCTGCCTGtttgaatgcattttcacAATGCAAATAGTAAACCTTTCAAATAATGACCATATGCGTTTGTAATTCTTTTACACCGGCAGCTCCAAACTGGTGGAGAACTACTCCAAGCCGACCATCGCCAACTTTGGCCGCTCCTTGTTTGGGGGCTACTGCCCCACCTACGTGCCAGACTTTGTACTGCACGGGATGCCCAGCGACGACAAGCTACGGCAGAGCCTCATGGCTGAACTCACGCATGCCGTCCAGGTAAGATACATTTTCAAACCGGGGTCCACACTTTGAATTTCTATAGTATTTCAA
The sequence above is drawn from the Syngnathus acus chromosome 14, fSynAcu1.2, whole genome shotgun sequence genome and encodes:
- the fnip1 gene encoding folliculin-interacting protein 1 isoform X2, with the translated sequence MPSWTIPQLEPSHIRLIVYQDCERRGRNVLFDSNAKKRGTDDAHLPGTEGQVKIFNKYCRLRPTGGSSSSLDSSSSSSCASETSRETKEQGLRFQGSRCSSDVVMLGEMMFGSVAMSYKGSTLKIHQIRSPPQLMLSKVFTARTGGSVYGSLNTLQDSLEFITQDSSNTLRPDQNAAPNNLLGNIGFSQLCSPRRAFSEQGPLRLIKSASFFSGHSHPMDMPGRGLYDERDSGIARSASLSSLLITPFPSPGSSLTSSCASSYQRRWRRSQTTSLENGVFPRWSVEESFNMSDESGGQSLGSARKKKIAIGVIFTLSPNTEENSRFQDFFFSHFPLFESHMNKLKSAIEQAMKMSRRSAEPSQRALAYSRMVDGLNEFRMTICDLYSMPRVVEPVWLTMMSGVSEKNHLCSLFMREFSLLMEQASKNQFLPALLTAVLTNHLAWVPTVMPNGQPPIKIFLEKHSSPYVDMLAKTHPYNPLWAQLGDLYGAIGSPVRLARTVAVGRRQDLVQRLLYVLTYFIRCSELLETHMLDGVEDEAIVMPGSLITTSLRKGEVEESDYVLVTVHKPAGDYLAEKEDESEGDGADGGQAFRILRDDACRTSEEPEGPRRESGSPLSGEVRRETVLPVGSCSPRERGADEGLARDPVGAPLLGFPPEKKPPDKNSPPESTMSGPLSLIVTEEPAAKVTFLIGDSMSPESDTESRRRKVEEDMKKHRKLHHLAPPPPQDAPSLQRVSSKLPQWNPDTPDYSQFDEYFCSENPVETRTIDDVAKREEANGTLAALYKDLLDPSGPEHPAHSGVDNASDSSDMQRRCRCASTDSCDKGLVLSVPVLHRDGGHGGQDQKCKAAPLNDWEIPRNESSDSALGDSESEETEDWQEEVMVPFPGSKLVENYSKPTIANFGRSLFGGYCPTYVPDFVLHGMPSDDKLRQSLMAELTHAVQHPVLDEPIAEAVCIVADTDKWTVQVASSQRRATDVGKLGKEVLVSSLVSALLHSTQQLYKFNMSPNFCIMHLEDRLQEIYFKSKMLAEYLKGQKRVHVKELGMVLGIESSDLPLLAAVASTHSPYVAQILL